The region atgattgatttgattaattatacCACAGCATTCTGAAATTCTCTACTATTATATCATTGCTATTAAAGTTAccgatatatatattagcaacTGTAATATCACTGCTACGacgataaaatatataaatctatatacaACTATTATAAATGATTGCTATCGAGAAGCGTATTTGCTACCTAGACTGGAGCCCTGGAGTTGGCATCAATTCTAAAGATATACTCAACTATTGGACTGAGGTTGGTCggctaaaaaacaaatagcacTAAATTGTTGAAAAGATGGGTTGGATAATGAAGAAGGATTGGGCATTCGTATAGCACttgataaactaaaaaaatatatgggaATAATTGTAGGTGTTATCCTAAGAAATAGTGATGACGGAGATGGTGGTGATAGCTCTAAAAACTCAAACGGTGGTGATAGTTCAACAGAAGATTCTGTtggatcgaaacagagttaaacagacctacTAGAGgagggtgaatggtaggtagaaccaaaacccaaactCTTTTAgcagaaataaaagattacctctggttagCCGCTCCTGCGATTACCTCTGGTAACACCGTCCTATGTCCTCACTCCTGAGATTAacttgatcgcgccgctcctGTGCCGTAGATCAGATCGTCGAGATCCATCGAAATACCGGTAGATAAAAGCAGAATATGTAGATTGAATATCTAAACTTTATTGCTTtcactggtatttacaaagtgcaccaacaacactcctataaaaattatcgatctaaaattaacaactaaatctcacaaaaaacTCACCGGGAGCATACCcttcggtacctatttatatcaacaaaatctatCTCTGACTAGGAATCAGACTCGTTATCCTAGTAGAACTCATCTTCAATTAGAATCCAAAACCAAACCtcggtgctacagtacccgcgtGCTACAGTATCCGAGCATGAACAGTGGCttcgctacagtaacccgcaCGGCTACAGTGCGCGACTTTACTGTACCCACtccttttcgctttttctcGTCCGAtcttgatccgatttacttcgcgATTTTCCCGATGcttacacatgcaacatgcgaagcccgttacgactcCACCCCGcacggtgttcctccaccatgtgtcatctcgtattcaacatcaTCACCCGGCATCcttgatcgtccggacctcagctcctccctgagcttagtcacgatcccatcgccggtgaccgatattgacctccgagaatcacgactctactccaaccatgtcacatggcattccgaccatccagacctcggttcctccccgaacttagtcatggtccgcatcccgaccatccagacctcagttCTTCCCtaaacctagtcatggtcctcaCCAGCCATTGACCACAATTaacctcaagtcacctacacacatagagacaaaccaaccgcttccgggcacagatatcgcaatctgacccacattagttacacactcACACAACAACATACCCGTTTCCAGaccaaattctatcaatttacaagccaattgttcatcacaaaatatagatcatgactatgatcttacagaTTCTAGAATAGGCAGATTTCCCCTGCTAAAAGGATttctttgtaaaatatatgagGCGTTTGTTGATATGATGTCTAATCAATTAATCGAATATTGCTCTATAACAAAAGAATATACAAATGGTTTAGTTGTTTATATCAGTGGTTTCTTAGACCGTATaactattttaatagataGTATAACATCAGGCTGGTCAACTCATCCGTTGTATGTGTATTTATCATCAGCAATTCTATTTTCAATAAAAGAAGTATTAGTGACTTGTATAAAGTCATATATTCTCAATTATATTACTACAGTAGTGGATAAGAAGAAACAAATCGATTTTCTAGTTCGCCCTCCAGCACTGGGATTTGTTCAGAATAGAAGGATAAGCAAGGAGCGCGCATCACAATCCATATGAGGGTGGAGTCGTTGGTTCGAACCAACTTGTATATTCgatatatataggaaagaGGAATCTCTTAGGAGCAACATGAGACTTGATTTCCTCCATCTCTGAATACGAGTTTCCTATTGCCGATTTAGGCTTTCGAGCAATCCGAagcaaaaaaaagacaagCCATTCTCCCCCAAAAGTCAAATGAGCAGACTAGTCCAGTAACCATATCTTATCGGTCATCCTATTGTTGATGAATCAAAGCGAGATCAGATTGCTCTTGATGACGAGGGCCGATGTTGAAGAGGCTTTCTATTGATCCACCTACTTTCAACTGAACAGTAGTTAGTTAAGGAGTGCCGGGTTTGCTTGGAGGCGCCTAGCTTCGGGTTAAACACTAGGGCCATTCGGGTCTTCCGTGAAAAGATTTAGCTGCACCTCGTATTCCTATTGGAGGTAGGCAGCTTACCGTTCAAATCGACCGCCGTCTGTTCCTAAAACAAAACCCCTTAATGCCCCGGGGCGGGCGTGGGGGACGGCCCTACGCAGACACTCGTATCTGTTAAATATGATATAAGGTTTCATATATTAGTTCTGTGGAGCTGACACCACCCCGAACCGCGCGAAATAGTCGCCTATTACACGGTTCACAAACTCTGCCTGGGGTGGGGCTACCTATTATTCGTAGGCGAAAGAAAAACCGGGCTATCACCCTATCTAAGCGggtttcccctctcctctaCAGGAGTCCTCTTTTAGTCTATTTCAGTTCCTGTGGCAGGGCTTGTCCCGTAGATTGTACGAACCCCCCTTGCCCAACTGGAGCTGGTGCTCTTGCCTTCAATTTCAATTAGTTGCTTGATGGAATGCAATAGGCAATCGGCTAGATGGCACATCCAACCTGTTCACAGTTTTATGCTGTGTTCAGAAACCAGAGTTGGTAGCGGTTCCACTTCTCAAGTTATCGATGTAAGGTACATGACCAATCAAGACTGCTTTTGGGAAGTGAGACCAGGGGCGAGGCTACCAATCTGGTCTACGGCAACAAAGAAGACCAAAGCGAACCTACTAAAAGATACGACTAGGGAGTAAAATCCAACCTATAGGTCTCACTTTCTTTGATAGTCATTGGTACCTACACATTCACCGGGGCAGTAAGAACCACAGGAATCCCAGACATGCTGGTATCCTagatggaaaaataaatagaaaaataaatctaagaaGGCGGATCTTCCCCCTCCATCAAGAGTAATGAACTAGGTGCTGATAcagtacaaaaaaaattaattaaattaaccaAACTTGTCTGATGTTGAGGCAATCAAGAAAGCGGCATAAGTGAATATATAACCCACGGAAAAGTGAGCTAATCCCACCAATCTTGCTTGCACAATGGAAAGAGCCACGGGCTTATCTCTCCAGCGAATTAAATTAGCCAAAGGTTCATGAGCCCACATAAAATACTCAGCCAGGGCTGCTCCCGTATAAGGAGCGAGGTATTGTAATGTAGCAGGGTACCAAGAAGCGTGAAGCTGATAGTCCATCAGATGAGGCCCGCCCGGGGACGCCGAATCTTTAGATTTGGCGGCTATAGACTCAAAGGGCCAGACAGGTGCAGGTAGCTTGGCTGCGTTATCCGTGATTGAAACACAAGCTAGAGACATATCGGCCCATGAGCAAATATGGGCTTCCATTCAATCTTTTGAGAGCGCCCGCACTCCGCTCCTTCGACTGATTGTTCGCATCGGATCTCAGGTTCTCTATTGCACTCCCCGATTAGGGTTCTTTTCACCTTTCCCTCACGGTATCGTAGTACTCGCTCTAGCGTTAGGTTCAATGCTAGAGGTTAAAAGGTTCAATGCAACGGTTTCAATACACCTCTAGCCCTAGGGAAGGGGGCGTGCCGTTCCCAATGGTTGAATTGCTTAGATGGTATGTTTCTAGGATGGAATTCCCTGTACTCaacagtaaaaataaaaatagtatccATGGGATAACCCTGATCGATAGAAGTCACCGCTAAACAAGTTTTGACAAGAGGAATGCTTATTGAATAATAATCATTATTggctttatttatttctactaGAAAGGTGGCCGGCTAGCCGAAGTAGTACTAATTAAACCGCACGGCAATGAACCTTTTCCGAGGTTTCGATCACATCTATCCGAAGTAAATTCTCCTATGGATGCTGGCACGTGGAAGTTTGGGCTTTAGAAGGATTTGGTGTTGCTCATATTTTACAAGAGATACTTACTTATAAATCTGATCATCTTATAGCTCGCCAAGAAAGCTTGAAATGGATAGTTAATCAGCAGGAACTCCTCCTGGTATGAGAACGTATTTCAAGAAAGTGATTGATCAGCACCTTGCTTAACTAGGGAATCCTAGAccttcttttcctctcttatTGAGAGATTAAACCTTACTACACTACTTTAGCTTATCAAAGCAATACTAGAAACCCTACCTATTATGAAAAGACGCCTACGCCACACTGACTTCACTAGAAGATGAGTATATCCCTTTGCATTTATTACTCGCCTGTCATAAAATAAAGGTCAAAGCATGATAATAAATCCAAAGGAAAGGAACAAGCAACGGATTGAGCGCATTGAAAGCCCTTGCTTTGTTCCCCTTCCTTTAAGTTAAATCTGGCTTCTATTATTCAATCTCTAGTTAGTTACCGtgggaaaagaaagagataagagcTCTTAGTCCGACAAGACAAGATATCCCTCTAAAAGCTTCTTCAATAGCTGTGGATGAAATTCATCTGCATACTACTGAGGATATTTCCTTGTCTCTTACCTGTCATCTAAATAGGTCAATGTATACCCCATAAACATGTACTCCCTCAGTCCCACAAAGAACAAACCTAGTGCTAGATATAACACGTCCTATTATAATGAATTTGTCATCATATGACACATTCTATTACAATGAATTTTCATCTTATTACAACTAATTTGGATAGAGGTATGTCCATATTCATGCTATTGAAGGGAAGGTCACGGAATCGAATCCCTCGTGTACGGTGCAAATTTTTCTATTCACGATTGGTCATATTATAACGAATTTGTCATTCTATTACagtgaatctagataaagaTATGTCCTGATTCACGCTAGTGAAGGCTTGGTCGCGGAACCGAATCTCTCGTGAAcggtataaatttttttcattcacgACTGCACAAATCATGCATCCCATCATTTGgcttttacttatacttataagttaaagtttgaatttttaacctgaaatttgaatttggttttaaaatttttttcgtcatattattttcagccttagcttttactacctccgtcccgaaataagaccgttttttagtttttgatacaatgtttttactcttcgtcttatttgaaattttttacaattaatatttttattcttattagatggtaaaacatgaataatactttatgcgtgactattttttaaagttttttataattttttcaaataagacgaatggtcaaacgttagacacgaaaaaatgaaaaatgaagttattacgGGACAGATGTAGTAGATTGatgtgaacatatatataaaaaaaattattcataaactattttttgtttgcaaatatgtcatgttGCCTTTTTTGCttcaaaaagcaaaaaaaaaatatgaacctCCGGAGCAAATCCAACaacctaaaaatttgatggatttttacaaaatttccGTCAATAAAGAATTTTGTAGCCCTAACCTATTGCAATCCCGAATTTTGTACTTGGCATGAATGCCCCCACTCCGTCCAAAACTGTACTCTGAGAACCAAATCCAAAAATGCTCACTTGCTCACTGAATTTTTGACCTTTTAGCAGCACGCTCATACACGACAGGTGAAGATGGCAAGCTCCCAATCTGCGTTTTTATCTCTTTGATAACCAACGGAAAATCCTCCCGAAGATGGAAGTAGTCGTCGGTGACTGCTACCTTGTTAAGGTTGTTGCCCGTCATCAAGAACTCGATGCACTTCTTCTTCAGCTCTGGGCAGCTGTACATCTCGGCGTAGCctagcgtcgccgccgccgtctccaccgACACACTCTCCCACAACTTTTGAGCGCACATCAGCTTCAGTCTGTCGAGGTCGTACctgtccgccgccgcgagcagcCTCTTGTGGAATTCGGTCGAACTCAATCCGGCGGGCCTCGCCGGCAGCTCGTCCGTGTAAACAAACTCGAGCAGCGCTCTGAACGTGGTCGGCTCGACGTCGTCCAGCGTGATGCACGCCATGGTGGACTCCGCCATGGAGCCGAGGAGCTCCGCGCCAAACAccggcgagcgcgcggcgAGCACCGCACGGTGCGCGTAGAACATCTCGCCGCCGACGGAGAAGCGTACGTCCGAGCAGTCGGCGCGGTTCACCATGGCGGCGAGCTGGCTGCCCAGGCTCGTCTGCGGGACGCGTATAGACCGGTCGCACTCGCCGTGGCCGTCGAAGGTCACCACCCCGCAGACGACGGTGACCGCGCCGTCGACGACATACCGCGGCTCGAGGTCGCTCCGCCTCACGAAGCGGCGGAACGCGGCGCCGTAGGCATACACGCGCCCGGACTCTCTCACCGGGAGAGCCTTCTCCGTGCAGCAGATCGGCGgcggaccgccgccgccggcgggctgCAGGAAGGCGCAGGCGATGGCGTCTTTAACGTGGCTGGACCTCGCTACCAGGACAATGCGCAGAGACACGtactcgccgtcgtcgtgcacCTTGCAGCCACGGGGGTAGCATCTGATGAGCAACTCGTGCTCGCCGTCGCACACGCGCTTGTTGAAGCCGTCGCCAATGGCGAAGCCGTTCGTCGACCCAGGGTGGTCGATCTTCAACTCGGCGAAGCCCGACGATGATGGCATCATATATTGGATCGGATTGTACCCACGTTTTTTGCGGCCGAACGTATAATGGTGTGAGATGCATTGGAACCGTGCACGCTCTTTTATGTATCGGGACGTGAAATCGGGTCGATTATATTTCTGCGTTCGTATAGTTTTGCGGAAAGAGAGACGAGTATTTTTGGATGGTACGGACACTTGCCTTCGTAGGGCCAGCCAACTTCAGACAGTGCGAATTCCGCGCAAGTGCGCGTGGCCACCGCCCGCACGAAACGGCCGCGCGAGCTCATGCATCTCCGATCTGGATTTAGAGTGTGGTATGGAATTTAAGAGTTTCGTTTGCTAGACATGCTTAAAGTTAGAGTCCACTATGAATTCTTATCGGATTTACGTCAGCAACAaagatctattttataataatacgcgcaaaaatatatagttaggtatgatttctttattaatataataaaatatttttattacgttAGTTTCTCTTTTTATTCATTCTCATGAAAAAAGTTTACTTTAGTAAATGTTAATAATCGACTCTAAAGCCGTTATCACGCTTGACAACGacttttctctcctcttccttctcttttctctatgttaccaaatttgcttacatGTTAATTGAtcgagagtcagctaataagcaCATTTGTACGTGTCCTTATAAgtcaatttgaatttaagtaGAGATTAcatttatatgattatatcTACGTACAAGAATTGTACCTATATCATTGTCTACTTCGATAAATAGAATGCTCTAAAggacaaaacaaaatgaatgATTTACGATGCCTCACGACTGTACTTCAATGACGGCCATCTTGTTAAGGTTCTTATCTGCATCAAGAACTCGATGCACTTTTTCTTCAACTTCAAACAGTTGTATATCTTGGTATAGCCTAGCGTTGTTGCTGCCGTCTTCACCGACATGCTCTCTCATAGCATTTGTGCGCACATCAACTTCAGCCTGTCAAGGGTATACATGTCTGTCGTCATGAGAAATCTCTCATGGAAATTCGGTTGAGCTCGAGCTAGTAAGGCCTCGCTGGTAGTTCATTCGTATAGATGAACTGGAGCAGCACTCCGACTTGACATCGGATAGCGTGATGCACGACTTGTTGGACTCTGCCATGGAGCCGAGTAGCTTCGCGCCGAACACCGGCGAGCATAGCACGGATCATGTGGAACATTTCGCTGCCGATGGAGAAGCGCACATCCGAGTCATCGACACGGTCCACCGTGACGATCTGTCTAACTAGTTTTGGCTGTGGGACGCGTATAGGCTAGTCGGGCTCGTCGGTGATTCACTAATAATTGTTTGGTCAATATATTGTGTCTATTCTATCATATGATTCGCTAATAGTTGTTTGGTTAATATATTGTGTCTATTCAACCCTATAGTGTACCGAGTGGTTTTACAGATTTTATATTCTTCATTCATCATTCTTTAAATCTGACAGTTAAAATTATCGTAGTAAGATCAGAGGGTTAGTACTGACTTTACCTTTACTTACATAGGCTTTCTATATATCAAAGatattctaaattaaaaaaattttaaaccaattatagagtttacatatgaaagaaattatcttttcaattagaaaaaagtcaaacattttcacTTCTTCTTTTAGCtcctgcttatacttataagtcaaattttaaatttttaaccttaaatttgaagttaattttaggatttttttatcatagtttattttttaaacttggcTTTTACAtacctaaaaatacatatataaatattttatttacaaattatgttTCATTGAAAAGATGTCGTcacgaaaaaaccaaataataaccctctttctatatattaactttttatatattagaaactttatataaagataaatatatatatatatatatatatatataattcaatcataaagtttatgtgcaattcatatatttttttgaaaaaagtttaaatacaaCATCAGTGTGACACGTGCAGCGATACCAAGACACTTTAGTTGCGCTAATGAAAGATCGATCAAGACTTTATACCACTTTGTTTATACGCCCAAATATCCAAATCGTTAACAATGATATCAGAGATAAATCTATAGTAAAAAGAAATGAATACTTGGCGTTGTAAAAATGTTTTGCTGGCACAATCTTTTatctgaaataaataaattctttgatatatatcaaataaaacatcattacagaatattttttaattactgaAAGACATGTGGACTAGTGGAAACACCATTAATAATTTCACATTGTTAAaggttatttatttatttttaaaacggACCACATAacatttgatttaaattttttatgtaatataattAGTCACAgcgaaattaatttttaaaatcataaaaataacatcTCATTGAGAATAGGGAGGGGCGAgacatcaaaaataaaatagagcaTCAAAACCAAATTCATGTGACGAAAagattcaaaaattaaatacggaaaacataaatttggaattaaaaTGTACGgaagaaaactaaaaatattaattatcataataaacttcatattttattgtatggAATGAAGTTTACATAGCCTATATTAACCGCCTAAGAATTTTAGAAAGATCTGTCTGTTAATTCCCTAAAAGCTTTGGAATTAACAGATCAAAATAActctcacaaaaaaaattttctctttAGAATTAACAGATCAAAATAACtctcacaaaatattttctcaaatcCTCGAGGTGAACTCTAAACCAGCAGTCACCTCTATTTATAGGGTGGAGAACCCATGCAGAAAGTCCAAAACGGCCCTAGTCTGTCATCCAAACTCAGGCTATTTTTTAGCCTCCATATCTCATCTCAATGAATCTCATCGAGCCATGTCATCTGCCACATTGATGGTCAGCCTCATCCACATGGATCACCAACCATCCACATGGGATCACCAAACACTGCTACTCAAGGCACATGTTGGAAGGATTAGATGTGGCAACAGCATTTTGTGCACATGCGTCCTTGCTTGGGCCCGTCGTCGCCTAAAAAGTCTAATTGATGCGTGTTTGCACGCCTGGTCCTCGCGTGAACACATCGGCCTAGAGTAGGAGTGGCCCATGAGTGGGGATGGAGAGACAGACAGGCCCATGAGTAGAGGTGGAGATGGCCTGTTTACTGTATATACAATATATGGGCCGGCCCGTTATAGTATATatggttttaaattttatgagtataaaatttgcatatataaatttatatgtataaagatttttccatattaattttatattaataatatttatatccttttgtgtttctatatatatatatgtatgtatatgtgtgtatataagtttgcattataaaatttacatgtctaaagtttatatgtctaaaatatgtgtgtgtatatgtgtgtgtttaaaggtttatatgtctaaagtttgcatgtctaaaatatattttatatgttatctaaaattttttatatagagagagatagaggATATACATAGAAGTGGTCGGGCACGCGGGGGCCTAGCAACCGTGCGTGTATTAGACCACCCTATACAAAATGGATCCCGATTGATCTTCAACCCTATACAAAATGAAGCAACACAGTAACATAAGAATATTTACAAGCCAGCGCACATACAATTTAAGTTTaccaattttttatcaaaaaaaaaaaacaaaacacccTGTCCTTTAGGAATTACGGTCCAAACttaaaaacatgtaattaCAATTAACTAATGGTTCACTGCTATTTTGtcataatttgtttaaataatattcAGATTTTTCTTAAACGTGCAAAAGAATTGCACACCAATAAATTAGAAGATAAAGAGTGTTGATACACGACGCATACGGCTAGACCGGCCTCCAGCAGGGACCCCCAAAGAAAACAACGCAGGGGAGAGAGCCTAGACGCTACGAGCTAATCTCCCAGAAAAACGCCCAAGAGGGAGAAACACACTTGTTACGGTACGCTAATCTCCTAACAAGGCGTCAAGGGGTGCTACCCCAGCGGAGGACCACAGCAGGCCCTCCGAACGGATGGCTTGGAGCACATCCTGGAGGGAAGATAGCTCGTGATCGAAAACCCGGCGATTGCGTTCTAACCAGAGCTGCCAGGAGACAAGAAGGACAAAGGAGTCAAAACTAGCCTTCAGATGCTTCGGAAGGAGGGCTCTCGACGAAGGCCACCAGTCCTGAGGATAGGCACCCCTAGATGGAGAGATGGAAGCCCATCCCGCGATTGTTAGAACCAAGAGCCAGATCTGTCTAGCGAACACACAGTCGATAAGGATGTGGTTCGCTATCTTAGAATCCTGGGCATAGAAGGGGCAGGCGGAATGGGAATCAAAGCCACATCTAAGGAGCAGGTTCACTGTCCAACAATGGCGAAAGACGAACCAAAGGAAGAACTTGCACTTTGCTGGGCCTTTAGCATGCCAGAGCAGATCAGCGCAAGGGAGGAGCTGATGGCCGAAGAAGAAGGCCTGATAGGCCGAGCGCGCTGAACAGCGTTGGTCGCTGGTCCATCGCCAGCAGAGGCGGTCCTGAGACCCCGGCGAAAGTCGGATCTGATGTACCGCATCCCAGAGAAGGAGAAATTGGCCGATGACCGGAACAGAGAGCCCCGCGGAGGTCAGAGATTCAAGCGTTGTTCGCGAGGCCCGCGGCGACTGAACGTTGGGTCCGGATTCGACGAGGGACTAGGGGAAGTAGAAGCGGGGCCAAAGCGACGACCGAACGGACACCAATCCACCGGTCTGACCAGAAAAGAGCAGTCTCCCCATCGCCAAACGAGAAACAAGTGGAAGCGGCGAACATGTCAGAGACACAACATTCAGGAGGGGCTTTGAGGCCCGCCCAATAGGGGTGCCCTGAGTGCTGCAACCAGAGCCAGCGCAGGCGTAGAGCAAAGCCGGCCGTACGCAGGTTAGGAATGCCCAATCCCCAAACACCTTAGGGCGAAAGGCGTTCGACCACGACACTCTACATTGGCCACCATGGGCTGAGTCCGAACCCGTCCAAAGAAAGGCGTGGCGCTTTCTGTCGATGGCTTTCACCACCCAGCTGGGCAAGCCGACTACCATGGCCACATGGATCGGGATAGAAGAGAGCACTGACTGGACAAGAACGGTCCGTCCGACAAGGGAGAGGAGCCGACCTTTCCAGGGTGGAAGGCGGCGAGAAACCTTGTCGACCAGCGACTACAGGGCCGACCTCGGTAACTTGCGGACTGAGAGAGAAATGCCAAGGTAGGTGCAAGGGAACTCGGAGATCCTgcaggggaaggaggagcggGTCAGCTCAAGCTCACTGGCCGAGCAACGGATCGGAGTGATCGAGCACTTGGAGAAGTTGGTGCATAGGCCCGAAGCAGAA is a window of Oryza brachyantha chromosome 8, ObraRS2, whole genome shotgun sequence DNA encoding:
- the LOC102702876 gene encoding BTB/POZ and MATH domain-containing protein 1-like, translating into MMPSSSGFAELKIDHPGSTNGFAIGDGFNKRVCDGEHELLIRCYPRGCKVHDDGEYVSLRIVLVARSSHVKDAIACAFLQPAGGGGPPPICCTEKALPVRESGRVYAYGAAFRRFVRRSDLEPRYVVDGAVTVVCGVVTFDGHGECDRSIRVPQTSLGSQLAAMVNRADCSDVRFSVGGEMFYAHRAVLAARSPVFGAELLGSMAESTMACITLDDVEPTTFRALLEFVYTDELPARPAGLSSTEFHKRLLAAADRYDLDRLKLMCAQKLWESVSVETAAATLGYAEMYSCPELKKKCIEFLMTGNNLNKVAVTDDYFHLREDFPLVIKEIKTQIGSLPSSPVVYERAAKRSKIQ